A window of Quercus robur chromosome 12, dhQueRobu3.1, whole genome shotgun sequence genomic DNA:
GTGtgtttttgtttactttttacAATTTGACTTCATTTAAATACGATAACAGAAGCATgcattatttaatataaaatattagatGTGCCTTAACTCATGCTCTTAGAAGTTAATTCAGTTGCTATCAGAGAGAAGTTGCTTTCTACAAAAGAAGAGGGTTTGTTACTGGGTGCTTTGGTGGTAAAAGAAGCAAGGCTTGAATTGAACGGCCCTAATTGGCACATCATGGTGTTTTCCAAATAAGACATTCAAGGTTGAAATTGCCCTGCTATCAAattatcagagagagagagagagtttggatTGAACCGGTTTCAGCATCCAAGGGGAAGCAAACCAATCAGCAAACACTTTAGCTAGGTATGCTCAGAATATTAATAAATGTGTAGCTTGTATAGAGGACCTTCCTGAATTCCTACCGgaacaattgaaaaataatgtAGCTCGAGTGTTTTAATGGGAATGGAAGTCAtctgattttcaaaaaataaaaaagttgaacACTCCAGCTTacaaaaatcctaaaatttataattcCCTACGGCCAGTCCCTGAATGTGCTTTTCACCTTCGAACACAACTATTGTCAAAAGCTGAGCAGACACACTTGAGATGGAATTTGAGCCGGGtatatttgaaacttgaaaacttATAAAGCCAAGTTGGGTAATGTTGAGGAACAGAGCCACTTTCACTGCATGAtcgataaaaatataataataataattgaaacaGATATTCATATTCATAACTTCCCTATTAATGTCAAACGACCAACACATTTCAATGTGAGAGAAAATAACTACTCCCGGCACTGTATTTCTGAAAGAAAAACAGCATTACATTAACTACAAAAACACATGAGGCACTAAATAATATTCCATAACAGCAGCGTTTTCATTCTCCAGAGTCCAGACTAATCGCAGACAAAGAAAGTGGGCATCAAACCAAACTCATCACTCCATGTAAAACATGCACAGCATTAACACTATGCGGAACCTTCCTCTTTCTTCACATCATCTAACTGTGGCTTGGTTGGGGGAACCGGAGATGGAGAGCTCTCCACGCCCATCTCTGCTCGTAGATCATTGATGCTTTGCTCCAATTCATTTATGCGGCCTCCCATCTCATCAAGTGAGTAGTAGTTAAGGAGACATAAAACCTCATCTTTTACCAGTTTTGCAGAAAAGCGATTAAGTACAATAACATCATACACAACAAATTTCCAAATGTATTTAAATCTGTTGCTTTAGCAAACTGGTAGACAAAACCAGGAACAGAGAGAGACAGGTTCCAACTTATTCTCCCTGTCAAGCTTCCTGCTTTAGGTGGCAGGGtgggtcctttttttttttttttaataaaataaatatccaTGCATGTGTGGTCCAAGAGCATCATCTGCGTGAGAGTGAAGGTTTACTTACACTAATCCCTAGTTCCCTACTGATTATTCTTCACATATGACCTGTTCATATATCAAATATCCAGAATATGAATGGCCAGAAATCAGGGGCAGAACTAAGTTCAAGCTTTGGAGACCATCAaactcccccccacccccctttTTTTCCCATTCTGGTTTATTGGTAAGGTAACACACATCTAATAGATATTGAACCTATGACATAACATCACCCTCCATCTCATTCTTATAAGATgaggaggtgccatttgagctcATTGTTGAAATGCTTCCCCACATTCAGTGAACCTACTTCTCATATTGCAACCCAAGCTTAAATCACACACAATCCCCTCCCtaaccccccacccccaccccttttttttcttttagctttttcACCCAATGCTAAATTCCCAGCTCTGACCCTGAGCCAATAATGAATTGTTTAAAGTAGAAATGATAGGCTACTTTCCTTTACATAAGATTCCTATATGAGAACCAATAACCATTAAATTTAGTCTCACAGCAGATTTAAATACATTAGGGAACTTAGTTCATTTGTAGTGTTCCTAGCCTAGAGAAGTTATTCACCATCAAGTTAACAAATGCAgcttatcaacaacaaaaaaaagttaacaaatacGGTCAAGAATATTCTTTGTAACAATCGAGTCGGACATTTGTTGGAACCTTGTTTGCtgcaaacaaaattttgttAGTTACAGCAAGACATTAGCTAAACATAAGCTCTATATTGTAACTTACCATCTGCTGCAGAAGATTTTGCACCtgaaaagttaattaaaaagGCATATCAATAACTCCttaacaagaaaaatacaaaaaaacaatGACAACAGTGAATTAAGAAATTCCTCATCTGTGCACAATCTACACCAATATTTATCTAATTATCATTGACATGCAAATGAATCACCATAGATTTAAGAAGCAAACACTCAAAACCATCAGTAATAACTAAGAACTTAATAGGTTCAACCTCAAAGAATATGCACGGCCAAACAATTTTATACAATTCAAATAGCTCAGACATCCGACTTCATCAGTCACACAActaataagcaaaaaaaattcattttgatCCATTCTTAAGGCCTGATAGAGTCCTTGGGCATCAAAAAGCAAGTAAGAACTAAAATGAcagcatttattttttgggcaaATTATGAATTAACTCCCATCTGGAAACCATCACTAAACCTTCTAGTAGTTtggagaaaaatgaaattgtcATATTTTCCATCCTAATTGATGGACTCTAGCAAATGATGAACAGAAGCCTAAAATCTAGTATTAAACACCATTTACAGCCAAAAAGACATGCAGCCAATTTTGCAAACACTTCACATCCAAGATACTTAAATCTGTGTTTTCATCTCACACACACGCATCACATGTAAGAATCCataaatcacaacaacaaaGCGTTGGTTCCAAAACGACAGGGTCAAACAGTTATTTGATCCTAACATGTGAAAAAAACTAATTGGGTTTGTTCACATTCGTTCTTCTCTGTCATTCTATTCTATCTAAAATTCAATAAGCAcactatactatatataatacgACAGATTTAGTAACCATTTGCATTATTCAGAGAATGTAGAGGAACTTACAAAAACAGTCATATCAGCAGTGCTTTGCTTAGGATCTTCCCCATCATGTCCATCctgccccaaaaaaaaaaaaaaccctatatgAATGAAACAGAATCATCTCCTTCACAAAAGCTTCGAACTAAACACACATGacccaaaacaaaattcaaccCATCACCAATTTCTTCAAGCACTTGCATAGAGATTAATCCAAAaccaataataaataataattttaaaaaaaaaaaattccaagatTTCAAAGCATGTCCCCTAACATATAATGGGAAAATTGCACATACACAACTACATTACACACACGAATTAGCCCTAAattctgagttttttttttttcggtgtgtgtgtgttgtgtaGTAGTGAAAATTGTTTGTTCGTGGAGAATAGATCTAAATGCTTTGGTGAAATCACATTTTGGTACAAAATAATAGTGTTGAAATTCTTGAAACCCTAACTATACCtaaatacaccaaaaaaaattaacatacaGAAATGACAGAGTgaaatcaagaagaaaaaaagaagggcatatcattttttttttttttttttggttcggAGGTGAAGCTGTGTGGGTGCGTGGTCCGTACAGTAGCTACAATTCAATTCGAAATTTGAAAGCGCAGTGTTGGGAGtgggagagagatttttttttctaaataacaataaatattaaaaattttagttagttgtcacgttGCAAAAGAATGTtaaaaactagcatctcgagtatttaaaactcgagttccaatataaaactcgagttttttaGTGTTGATTTGCATGTGGTGGTAGCTGAGGTGGAGGAAAAGTCcacatagaactcgagtttttaaaactcgatttcctgtgtggaactcgagttttaaagactcgagttccataaagaGATTTCACACCCCAAAACAGAAACATGAAGAACACCAGAACAGAAAAACACTGGAACAGAAACACACAGAAACGTGAGGAACACTCTGGAACACAAAGGAATAACCAACAAATCAGGAGAAACACGAAGGGACAACAAATCTGAACAACAAATCAGAAATTCCAAATCAGAAACGACGGAGGCAGTGGCGGCGAAGCTCTGTTGTGTTCTTCTTCATCGTGTTCTTCCGTCCCAAGAGCGACGAAGGCAGGGGCGGCGAAGCTCCGTTGTGTTCTTCTTCATCCTATTCTTTCGTGGGTTCCTGTTCTTCATCGTCAGATCACTGCGTTCTTTAGGTCTCTTCGTCTCTGTTCTTGCTCTGTTCTTGCTGCGTTCTTCAggttttgtgtttgatcaagtcCAACAAAAATCGAGTTTGTAAGactcagtttttgttttttagaactcgagtcttatagactcgagatctatgtggcactTCAAGCCCATTCAGCAATTCACATCAACTGCAAagcgagtttctaaaactcgagatgctagttttcttAAATCTTTCAAACGTTGCCTAACTTACTACATACAACCCCCTCACACCGTTACTCTGCAAATTCCCTCGTGGGAGAGAAGAATGAAAAATGGGAGTGGGATGTGTGTGCGTGCGCTCATTCTCAAATTGGTCCCCCTTCTTTTGCTACAATTACATCAAATGCCATTCCTtctgaatagtttttttttttttttttttttttggatcaggAATAGTAATTAaattagagcatttgcatcaaacatttacaaaatagaaaaaaaaatgcttcactTTTACACATTTAATTTAACTGAagttaaaaatgtgtaaatttataaaGTTGCTACAgttattgtgtaaatttatatcgatattattcattttgcatataattttttattgtttctttacGTATCTCGAGATTAAAAGAAGGGAGTAAATGATGGTTATtgtttgtaaagaaaaaaaaaacattttaaaaaattatgaaaatttgatattttaatgttatgtagtgtaaaataaaaaatctaatgtaaaatattagtaaatatataaaatagaaaaattaagtttttatgCTGAAATAGATGAAATTTTTTGCACGAACTGATGTTAATGCTCTTACACATACCTCCTGTAGAATAACCctcattttgagttttgagaaaattaaaaaattagatttttccGATAATAATAGAAGCAtaatattctaaattttgaaaaaaaaaaaaaaaaaaactgttaaccAAACCCTAATTACGGTTTGGTgacaaacaaataatatttcacctaaaaatatttctaataaTGGTTAGGTCTGATTGAGGGAATCTTATCAAAATTTGGGATAAGTTTGATTTTGTAAAATTAACCCTTTATGTGGCTTaggattaattttattttagactaaaataaaaattatacccctaaaatttggagtaattttgatttttccctttaaaatttcaaaattttgatatgttCCCTTAACATCAGATATCAACTAAATTTGCTCCATTCTATGCATGAATATTACATTAGACAGTAAAACTACTAACTTGTTATAGAAAATCCTCCCAACTCTCGATCCAACCTCAACTTCCCATGCTAATAGGTACTCCAAtttcacacccaaaaaaaaaaaaaaaaaaagattactaCGACAAATAGGTGTCATATATGAAGGATATGAATTAAAAGCAGGCAAGTCAAAACATCAATTTGTCAACTACCAATCTTGAAGGAGCTTCTTACATCACATTGTTCTTGAGGACCAATGGCCAAATCAATAACATGAACAACTTACAAGTTACTAGTAATTCCTCAGGGTATTGGTTAACAAtttagttaaagaaagtttttatggaaaaaataataataataataataataataataataattaatgttttgacaacttttttcattccccataaaataaattgttaatcaATACTCTAAAGACACTTGTTATCATTTCCCTATATAATTACAATCATACAAAGAAAATGTGTACATCACAAAGCTTCCCTTCTTGTTAAGCATTAGACCTTAATTCAAAACACAACTTTAGAAGCTCCTCGTATTAAAATCATTAGAACTTTCATTgatctcttttccttttatttttttgaagggCTTCTTTGAACATCAATAAGTTTAACTAATATAAGTACATAGTAAATACTAAAACTCCATGgtcatttttgtctttttagccttagcacttttttttttttttttttttggtaaacaacgAATTATATTAAAAGCTAAGAACCAAATACATCAGGGGTAGCATTACATAATCTAAGCCAATACATTCCCATAGAATCAGCCAACAAAAAGGGGATAAcacaggggggggggggggaagcaaAATGGGAATTAAAATCTGTCACTGCAGATCCCATACGCGCAAGAGCATCAACACAAAAATTAGCCTCTCTAAACACATGAGACAGCTTCGCTTGAGGCAGCTGCAGCAACAGTTCCCTACAATCATCAATAAGACCAGAAAGGTCCCCATTAGAACTGATATTGCTAGCCAGTACGGAAATTGCTGCAGATGCATGAAGCTCAATTTCTACAGCTTGAATATGCGCATTAACACAAAGATGAAGGCCCTCTCTTAAGGCCCAAAGTTCAGCAACGATACTTGAGGTAGTGTTTATGGACATTGCAAAGCCATTAATCCAACACCCATTACTATCTCTAATTACTCCACCACAGCCAGCCAGACCGTTAGCTCCCACCAATGAACCATCAGTGTTCAATTTGTGCCATCCAATTGGTGGTTTACTCCAACGAACCTCCTTCTCAATTGTACCCCTCTCTATGCCTGGATCAACtacacaataaataaattctctGACCTGCATctcaacaattttaaggagGTTTGGATTTGCATCTTTCTGTTTGAAGGCTTTGTTATTTCGTTAAAGCCACAGTTGCCAAattccaaaaagaaagaaagagctcCAAATGTAGTCTTTCCCTACTGTCATGAGCTTGGATTTGGCGTTCAAACGTATCCAAGTATCCAAGTCCTCCCTAAACGAAGGCTCAAGGGAGAGAGGGCACCCGGACATCCTCCAAAACCTTTTAGCAATCGGACAGTCCCTTAGGACATGAATTATGGTCTCCTCAGTAGCAGGGCAGAAATCACACCCACCCAGACCTTCAATACCTCTCTGGGTGAGGATACTCTTCACGGGCAGACCATGGTGAAAGCATTTCCACAAGAAAATATGGATTTTTGGGAGGGTTTTGAGTTTCCAAAGCCATTTTCCATTAAACTCAGGCTCCACAAAATCTTCTCCAACCGCAATCAAATAGGCATTTTTTAGCCTTAGCACTTTTTCATTACTTAACCAAATTTGAAGCCATATAggcatatatatttatatgaggTAATCCACTCAGATAATTGAAACTTTGAAAGCAATGCTAGGAGCGCCATGgtgttcaaatttcaaatcttttggccttaaaaataaaaagtagtgaATGATACGGGAACAGTAAAGGGGACTGGGcctattaaagaataaaaaataaataaaggggaCTGGGGAGAGATGACTATAAGGCAAAGTGGACCCTGAAGAGAGTCAAAATGCCCATTGTTTATCGGTAAGAATAATAATACATAAACCCAGCCCATATGAAAGCCTCAACTTTAGCCCCAAAGAGAAAgaattaaaagcaaaaacctTCAtcataaatactaaaaaattcaaccaaaacaacaacaaaaaacaaccaACTCAGAGTAATAATGTCACTCCAAGCTAAGTACTTCATAATTCATAATGTAACAAATAACTAGAAATAGATCAATAATAATCCCAATCTAGTCTTCTATATACCAAGCATCCTAAGACTTTCCATCCAAGAGAgtataacttgaaaatgaaaGGACCCTCAACCAttccaaaatcatttttaacaaGTTTACCATACGGGACCTGTGctttataggttttttttttaactagtaGACTCCACCAAGGTTCAGTCCTTAAGCAAATCTAAATCCAACTATGTAAACTTGCTATACACACCCCTAAGTGAGCAAATAATATAATCTACGTCAAGAAACACAAGGATGGGATTCAGAGTAAAATGTAGGGAAAGTGAAGCATAaacaatttcataaaaatttgttgaaatatataaaataaaatagcaaaCTTTCTTGCAACCTAAAAAATGGTATTTAGCATTCATAGTATAGATGGCTGATTGAACATTCTTCAATCTTAGAACAAGAAACCAGTTACGGccagaaaagaaaactcaaccTGCTGTTTTACAGTCATGGAAAAATTGTGTAAGAGTTTAAAGACAATCAAAATTCAGCTAAGGGGGGTATAAATCTACTTTTCCTTTCGTTTCTCTTTGTGTGCTTTATGGTCCACATAAGGATATTCAGATGGGGCAGACCATAGACCCCATAGTATAACAAGATGGAGACAGAGAAGCAGTGCAGATGAATAAGCATTTGAAGGATAGATATTCCAGCAAATTTCAACCcctataaacaaaaatatactGCACAACGCAAAGATGGACAATAAGTGAATATGATTGAAgaaataatcaataaataactATAGCAGTAAGGCATGGATTATGTGAGCAACCTACCGTAGCAATGTGGGAAAGGGAGTTCGCCACAATAGGTAAGGTAAACTATAGAAATACCTGCAGCAGACACATAAAATGGGAGTTGAGACTTTTTCGCttctaataaaatgatatatttcgACTATCAATAGTTAATTTTATGAACACTATATTTTAAAACCATAATTGTAAACCATGATATCAGTATGCACTAATTATATGGGCTTTTACTCAGACTTATCCTAGCAGTTTCAACACAAAAGTGAAAGTGTATAGAATTATAGATTACTTCCTCCATTAAATGAAAGGCTAAACAAACCTCagtaaaatctaaaaaagaaggCAGACAGCTACTGCTTCAAGTGGCAAGAGAGGCAGCTCAGCAAGGAAGAAATTAAATTGTCAAGGTTGGCTTCATTATCAGTAGACAAAAGGTTAAAAGGCACTAGTGATTCTGAACCAGCCTAGATTTCCAATTCTTTGGGAAATTGGTCGAGATAGATGACAGCACCttttaactattttctttttcccagaGAGAGCAACCTCCTCTTAGGGCCTCACATCCTAAAAACATACTTTCATTGATAAAAGTGTTAGTCTATAAATGAAAAACCTCATCTTAATGCAAGGATAGATGTGGAATGCAAGGTTCCTGTTTTCAGTGCAACTGACTTGAAGCAAGTGTTCTATGCTATAATTCTGATCCTTGAGCACTTTAAAACTGGAGGTCGAATTTTCTCCAAATAGGGCAGGATGATGCAAGTATAGGTCCTAGTagttttctcaaaaagaaaactattttaatttagtcttattttattttacaagtcgaggtcctattagtttattaggttattaatattataatttctataaggaaggttatttttgtaataaggcaattagggtttcctacaCCAATTAGAATTAGGGCTTAGTGTTCCTTTATAAGCAAATTATTGTACTCCTATCAAAGGGAAACTATTTTGATGAATTaagtttttgttgaatttgtCTCTATAgtttggtgctgactccaaccAACCCTAGGTGCTAACTTCAAGCAGTTTTTCATCATTTGGTGTTGACTCCTAGGTTCtgtctttctttttcctgtttttaattttccttttgaattgtTCTGGTTTGTCCAGCATCATGCTGCCTGATAAGACAGTAATAATTTGGACCTTTGCTTAATACTTAGGATGAGGACCTCTGGGGGAGGTTTTATCCAAAGGGAGTGATGCTAGGTAATTTTATAACAGAGGATCTCAAAGAAGCTTGTTGAacagaaattaaaatagtaaccTCTACATGGTATAAAGCTACATGTACAGAAGacatttatataaaaacaggTTATTGATAGAAAGGGTTTCCCCAGAAATCAGTCAACTTCATATCTCTTGACTTCTCCATCCTATACAGAAAGATTTTGAGGGCCCATTAACAACTCACATGTCCTGACAGTGGCACCACAAACCAATCTTGGCAAATTTAAATGGATACACACCAGCAGCATCGATATCCTAAAACATAGTATAGATTATGACTTCCCTTCAACACGGCCCCTTACTCAAATAAGCATATATTATTTAACGAtggaaaaaattatgcaaagaaATGCAGACGAAGAAAGACCAGATGTTCAatgggaaaaaataataataataataataatcttgaTATTGTAAAAACTAAACATAATAGCCATAAAAGGGGAGATGACCACTTGGTCAAATAGATGGTTCACAGCCCAGATAAGAAGCATCCACCCATTCAAGAGTAATGGAGGGACCAAGCAAATTAGTCTAGAGTTGGATATGAGAAAATTCCACAACCTATATCATGTCAGAATCAAAGaatataaacaaaatcattCACACAAAGCTTCATAATCATTTACCCTCTAATTTGAGATTACAACTTGATATATCTTgctataaaaaacaaattagataaAAGTTAAGCAACTGCTTCAGCAACTAGCACTGCTGCTCAGCTACCAAATCAATGATATATAGAAAAGGTTTTCCTCCAGCAAAACTTACCATGAGTAGAACTGATAATGCAATGAACGGGCACATACAATGCCAATGAAGTTCCCAACAAACATAGTTGTCACAATATCTGATCCAATCAGGAAGAAATTTAGTATCCAattggaggaaaagaagaaagagagaagaaaagggCAATGGGTTAGTGTCTGGGCAACAGAGATCAACATACAGAGACTGAAATCTAATATAAAGagagaataatcaaagatacaGAGTCAGACATCCTCCTAGATTCATTTGGGAGCATCCACCACTTACGTTCTTTATTGAGTATCTTGAAGGATGAACCGCTACTGTCAGACTTCTTCAAAGAGACAAATCTAGAATGCAAAAAGTTGAGAAGCCCCCCTTCATGCCTACAATCAATCATTAACCAAACACAATAATCCAGATGCCAATCTTctattgggggaaaaaaaacccgCCTACATATTACTACTGCTTGACAAGAGGGTGTTCAGAACCTCAGATTTATAACTTCTCACTGAACTTTTACTACGTTGAAAGAAACAAAGTTTTTCCACAAATTTCATATCCACATCATCGTTGCAACTTCCAATTTATTACTTGAAATGGAAAATGTAAGCCCATGTACTTACTTGCACCATCTATAGTGAGTGAAAGCTGCAAGTAGTACAAGATGAGCAATCAGCAAAGAGACTGCAAGTTCCTTTGAAACAAAAAGTGGTTCAGGAATGAACTTGAAGTTAACAGACCTGGAAAATTGAGGGCAGGTTATTCTTCAACa
This region includes:
- the LOC126709499 gene encoding heat shock factor-binding protein-like — encoded protein: MTVFVQNLLQQMQTRFQQMSDSIVTKIDEMGGRINELEQSINDLRAEMGVESSPSPVPPTKPQLDDVKKEEGSA